A window from Nitrosopumilus adriaticus encodes these proteins:
- the cas4 gene encoding CRISPR-associated protein Cas4, which produces MNRKKTKMLQDIKKEISKPSNKLKQKEIKEILKDCDSVLEFESNQLSSRIHYFISRNESITKSSLIQHSVPIVLNEEIKEAKAMGFADKITPDFVFHKEKAIGDMKTYQFDQKDQSYKLAITGYALAYEKQHNEDIDCGFILYCLPHKNRFTPLFELEVFPISDVLRKNFIEKRNRLAQMVYKKIKPNLATKCPESCPYLSKCAPGKSRIDKNK; this is translated from the coding sequence CTGAATAGAAAAAAAACCAAAATGCTACAAGATATTAAAAAAGAAATATCTAAACCTTCCAATAAATTAAAACAAAAAGAAATCAAAGAAATCCTGAAAGATTGTGATTCAGTTCTAGAATTTGAGAGTAATCAATTATCCTCTAGAATTCATTATTTTATTTCTAGAAATGAATCTATCACAAAATCTTCATTGATTCAACATTCTGTACCGATAGTTTTGAATGAAGAAATAAAAGAAGCAAAGGCAATGGGATTTGCAGACAAAATAACACCTGATTTTGTTTTTCATAAAGAAAAAGCAATTGGAGATATGAAAACATATCAATTTGATCAAAAAGATCAATCTTACAAATTAGCAATTACTGGATATGCTCTAGCATATGAAAAACAACACAATGAAGACATAGATTGTGGATTTATTCTGTATTGTTTACCTCACAAGAATCGGTTTACTCCTTTATTTGAATTAGAAGTATTTCCTATTAGCGATGTTTTACGAAAAAATTTTATCGAAAAAAGAAATCGACTTGCACAAATGGTATACAAAAAAATTAAACCAAATCTAGCTACTAAATGCCCCGAATCCTGTCCCTATCTTTCGAAATGCGCTCCTGGAAAAAGTAGAATTGACAAAAATAAATAA
- a CDS encoding winged helix-turn-helix domain-containing protein has translation MAKIDFERLMWPMLEIGSNNEISVSDAETKLAKQFKLTEKQRNQRKKSGPETKLKNRAFWARNYLEHAGLVTVPKRGYYQTTKLGKKLLKKNLEYIDTKYLMDHYKKFRDFYNTVLESKKLARQQRKSETVPKQTGIVVFLDALGTKGIWNREKEKNKIINSWSTYTKNFEQEIKKLNTRDYSFMTFSDTIIIAIQPYNKQKTLFELSPILSSAIIDSMILERPIRGSISFGDYYYKGNEFIIGKAIDEAVEYNTIPQWIGISAAPSAHSIIENMPKSQLESRYKKYDIPTKETLEQNAWVVDWASTADNYIEDVKFEKRKKKFQNTAGLLKNNISKVLDINANIKWRNTQKFFETVN, from the coding sequence TTGGCAAAAATTGATTTTGAACGATTAATGTGGCCTATGTTGGAAATAGGATCAAATAACGAAATCTCAGTTTCTGACGCAGAAACAAAATTGGCAAAACAATTCAAACTTACTGAAAAGCAAAGAAATCAACGCAAAAAAAGTGGTCCAGAGACAAAATTAAAAAATCGTGCATTTTGGGCAAGGAATTATCTGGAGCATGCAGGTCTTGTGACGGTTCCTAAGCGAGGATATTACCAGACAACAAAATTAGGTAAAAAACTTCTTAAAAAAAATCTAGAATATATTGATACAAAATACCTGATGGACCATTACAAAAAATTCAGAGATTTTTATAATACAGTTCTTGAATCAAAAAAACTTGCAAGACAACAAAGAAAATCAGAAACTGTACCAAAACAAACAGGAATTGTGGTCTTCTTAGATGCATTAGGAACTAAAGGAATATGGAATAGAGAAAAAGAGAAAAACAAAATAATTAACTCATGGTCTACTTATACAAAAAATTTTGAACAAGAAATCAAGAAATTAAACACTAGAGATTATTCATTCATGACATTTTCTGACACAATAATAATTGCTATACAACCATACAATAAACAAAAAACATTATTTGAATTATCTCCGATTCTCTCTAGTGCAATAATTGATAGTATGATTCTAGAACGCCCGATTCGTGGTTCAATTTCTTTTGGAGACTATTATTACAAAGGAAATGAATTCATTATTGGAAAGGCCATAGATGAAGCAGTTGAATACAATACTATTCCACAATGGATTGGAATTTCAGCTGCACCAAGTGCTCATTCGATAATTGAAAATATGCCGAAATCTCAATTAGAAAGTAGATATAAAAAATATGATATACCAACAAAAGAAACTTTGGAGCAAAATGCTTGGGTTGTAGATTGGGCCTCTACTGCAGATAATTATATTGAAGATGTAAAATTTGAAAAAAGAAAGAAAAAATTTCAAAATACTGCAGGATTATTAAAAAATAACATCAGTAAAGTTTTAGACATTAATGCTAACATCAAATGGCGAAATACTCAAAAATTCTTTGAAACAGTGAATTAA
- the cas1 gene encoding CRISPR-associated endonuclease Cas1, whose product MTLRGRKNHYNIKVLTGYGVSVSVKNHKLILKNGLDPFSHSQETEEWFITNLPYEKILISGKGYVSTDALALLSSHYRNVIITDSFGKPISLINGVMESSTASKYRIAQYDNFRKPEVCRELSRKTIHDKLESQIRFLKSLERKDSEKIIQTLQKKISEITIQNYESIEKSSANVYFRYYATLFNERFGFESRNQSSIRITKRNASDPINGLLNYGYSVLAGEICKYVCGFGLDPYFGYMHKNHSGFMSLVYDVIEPFRWVVESSVYDIAHATNNRYKMRLSDFVYTRDGMVVLSDRVKKNFLEKLERNFQIKKEVEFKFGRSKKTGLNNLEELTIVKNFIVTIIDHYFRY is encoded by the coding sequence ATGACCCTAAGAGGAAGAAAAAACCACTATAACATCAAGGTCTTAACAGGCTATGGAGTTTCAGTTAGTGTAAAAAATCACAAACTGATACTAAAGAATGGCCTTGATCCTTTTTCTCATTCCCAAGAAACTGAAGAATGGTTTATCACAAATTTACCATATGAGAAAATTTTGATTTCAGGAAAAGGTTATGTTAGTACAGATGCATTAGCACTACTTTCTAGTCATTATAGAAATGTCATCATTACAGATAGTTTCGGAAAGCCCATCTCTTTGATCAATGGAGTGATGGAGAGTAGCACTGCTAGTAAGTATAGAATTGCACAATATGATAATTTCCGAAAACCTGAAGTTTGTAGAGAGTTATCAAGAAAAACAATTCATGACAAATTGGAATCTCAGATTAGATTTCTGAAATCATTAGAAAGAAAAGATTCTGAGAAAATAATTCAAACATTACAAAAGAAAATATCTGAAATTACTATTCAGAATTATGAATCCATAGAGAAATCAAGTGCAAATGTGTACTTTCGATATTATGCCACTCTGTTTAATGAGAGATTTGGATTCGAATCTCGTAATCAATCCTCTATTCGTATAACAAAGAGAAATGCATCAGACCCCATCAATGGTTTGCTAAATTATGGATATTCCGTACTTGCAGGAGAGATTTGCAAGTATGTCTGTGGATTTGGCCTAGACCCATACTTTGGATATATGCACAAGAATCATTCGGGATTTATGTCACTAGTGTATGATGTAATAGAACCATTTCGTTGGGTAGTAGAATCTTCAGTTTATGATATTGCACATGCAACCAATAATCGATACAAGATGAGGTTATCTGATTTTGTTTATACTCGGGATGGGATGGTAGTTCTATCAGATAGAGTAAAAAAGAATTTTTTGGAGAAATTGGAGAGGAATTTTCAAATTAAAAAAGAAGTAGAATTTAAGTTTGGTAGATCAAAGAAAACTGGATTGAATAATTTAGAAGAATTAACGATTGTGAAAAATTTTATTGTGACAATTATTGACCATTATTTTCGATACTGA
- the cas4 gene encoding CRISPR-associated protein Cas4 → MSSVLQINQFESKFQSCRNHINGEGGEKISEQYRGYVWNDVTPEPHLSIGLPFGPVGYNYCDSGRYIYLKKVKNLPDSSPDNANRIRGRILHDSVMDFLIFQEDISKILK, encoded by the coding sequence ATGAGTTCCGTTTTACAAATAAATCAGTTTGAATCAAAATTTCAATCTTGTCGAAATCATATAAACGGGGAAGGTGGAGAAAAAATCTCTGAACAATACAGAGGCTATGTTTGGAATGATGTAACCCCTGAACCCCATCTGTCAATAGGATTGCCTTTTGGTCCTGTGGGTTACAATTACTGTGATAGTGGAAGATATATCTATTTGAAAAAAGTGAAAAACCTTCCAGATTCTTCTCCAGATAACGCAAATAGAATTCGGGGCAGGATTTTACATGACAGTGTTATGGATTTTTTGATATTTCAAGAAGATATATCGAAAATACTGAAGTAA
- a CDS encoding site-specific DNA-methyltransferase produces the protein MALIEKAKSLVHPRNTLNDLPTVDWLKATRSWFMMRPKGRGSKISHPASFPEELVANYIQFFTKKNALVLDTFLGSGTTTLVARQLQRNAVGIELNKKYAELSQERLNEFPENNTKQLVINDDSRNLKKIFKKQGIPQIDFCITSPPYWNQLKNKGLKNTVDRSKSRKKLNLDVDYGSNSKDIGMIDEYDSFLDAQDEIFDKVYDLMKPRGYLLVVTNNVYKGGRMWPLAFDTVTRLSKKWVPKDEQIWCQDSRRLHPFGMFHSYIGNRAHHYCLIFRKE, from the coding sequence TTGGCATTAATTGAAAAAGCAAAATCACTAGTTCATCCTAGAAACACCCTCAATGATTTGCCCACTGTTGATTGGCTAAAAGCAACTCGTTCATGGTTTATGATGAGGCCAAAAGGGAGAGGTTCAAAAATATCTCATCCTGCAAGTTTTCCTGAAGAATTAGTTGCAAATTATATTCAATTTTTCACAAAAAAGAATGCACTCGTGCTAGACACCTTCCTAGGTTCAGGAACTACCACTCTAGTTGCAAGACAGCTGCAGCGAAATGCAGTGGGTATTGAATTAAACAAAAAATATGCTGAATTATCCCAAGAGAGATTAAATGAATTCCCAGAAAATAACACAAAACAACTAGTGATTAATGATGATTCTAGAAATTTAAAAAAAATATTCAAAAAACAAGGAATCCCCCAAATTGATTTTTGTATTACATCTCCTCCATATTGGAACCAATTAAAAAACAAGGGACTCAAAAATACTGTAGATAGATCAAAGAGTAGAAAAAAATTAAATCTTGATGTCGACTATGGTTCTAATTCAAAAGACATTGGAATGATTGATGAGTATGATTCGTTTTTAGATGCACAAGATGAAATTTTTGACAAGGTCTATGATCTGATGAAGCCACGAGGGTATTTGCTTGTAGTTACAAATAATGTCTACAAGGGCGGTAGAATGTGGCCATTAGCATTTGATACGGTAACTAGACTATCAAAGAAATGGGTTCCAAAAGATGAGCAAATTTGGTGTCAAGACAGCAGACGATTACATCCATTTGGAATGTTTCATAGTTACATTGGAAACAGAGCACATCACTATTGTTTGATATTTCGAAAGGAGTAA